The DNA window ATTTGCTAGGTAGGTGGTGCCGAGTTTAAAATCCAATTATTGTGcgtaaattattaatataattattgtgcTTTGGTAAGTCTTCttactttaatttatttaatttcagatTATGACTCCTCCGATCTTGATGAAACTCAAATAGCCGCCGCCCAAATGTGCAATATTGTCATCGATGATAATAGTACGACAAACTCGAGTAAGTGTTTTGAggattaattatatatttttttcacgaGACAATCTAATAACTCGatactacgggctgcatgcacgaaagAGATGACTTCATTGTCCCGTTATACGCTCATTGACCCTTTACGCTCATTGTCGCGTTCCGCAAGCGAGAGCGGGGCACGAACGAGAGAGAGGCATGATCGGCTCGAGAGATCGGCTCAGTTCGGTTCGTGCTGCATCTATCTCCCTTCCACTCGATCAGCCTAGAACttgatttcatttcatttcattttccttCCACTCCTTCTGTTGTACTATAATATAATGTATTATTACTACTCTAATGTTTGACGTTGTCACGTCAAAATActgtccgtaaaccgactttacagacaactatttttttttaatatacgtATTAGTTAACCCTTTATAGGGCACtggtctcaaaaaagaccaTCCTGTAGGtatgactatctttttgtatttttttcctgtACAGAACGTCAACCGTTCCATGTCAACGTTCCATGTTTCCATGTCAACGTTCTATACctctaaaaaaagtttttacttatcttagactttatccgtctatacggagttacatatatatgtctttgttacTGATAAACGTATAGAAAAAGCTCCTTCTTATGTTTCAGATTCAGAGGACGAATCATCCAAAATATTAAAACCAACTAACCCTAGTTGCAACGACAGTATAATCCCTGGAAGTTCAGATGATCGTTCTCAAGTAAAAGACACTGTTTGCTTAGACAAAGACAGAGTTCGGAGTCGTGTCAAACCTTTGAAACGACGTAAACCAGCTAAACCATCTGAATGGAAAGTTAATATCGCCAAAAAGCGAAAGATGGAAGGGCTGCCTTATGTGGCCCAAGGCATTAAGCGTCCTGCTAAACTACCAAGACCTATTGAATGTGATAAATGCCAATTCAAATGTACTGAACAGTTTTCCGAAGAAGAACGCAGCAGATTGTGCCGTCATTTCTACAGTATGGATTTCCGGGCAAGGAAGAACTTTATTCTTTCTTGTATAACAATTGAGCCTGTTAAAACACGAAAATTACAGAAGACCTCTAATAAAAAGGAACGTTCATATAGTAAAAAATGTTTCTTTCAGAAAGACAATGACAAAATTCaagtttgtcaaaaattttTCATGGCTACATTGTGCATTAGTGTAGATGTCATAACGGATGCTGTTAACAAAAAGGATTCATTGGGATTGTATGCCGGGGATGATCAACGTGGCAGGAAAAGCCcaccaaataaaattaaattttgaattttttgaaaacaaaaaaaaaacaccgacgtagtggaccggttttcatgaaacatgtggCTAAGAACCTtctccgactaactcagctttctaacaaaacaaactaaatctaaatcggttcatccgttcgagagctacgatgccacatacagacacacacacacacacagacagacagacacgtcaaacttataatataacactccgccgtttttgcgtcgggggttgtgCTTTCTAGAGACACTGGGATAGTATACATATGGCATCCAGAGGCcaagtgtattatttattataaaataaaactatgtaaacggattaaatcgcgtataatgaatttaaaatacatcccgacgtttcgaactctttacagcgttcgtggtcacccgttgaccacgaacgctgtaaagagttcgaaacgtcgggatgtattttaaattcattatacgcgatttaatccgtttacatagttttatttcatgagtaactatcgcggtaaccgaagacaatattatttattatagttaagtTTTTTAGATGTAAATGTAACTAACATAGGTTTAAGAGAATGTACACTAACACTAtgttttttccgaaataaaattattgtactgtattgtattaaatatatgaacAGATTGTATGAAGATTGAAGATTTTTGTAAAGAGACTAAGGGCCatttgcatcaaccacatttgacagacacatcatcgtcacgcagcagaggtctatggaacttcccatataataaactttaacgaatgctttaacggtgacagacggtttggtgcaaccggccctaataAGAAGCCGGTTTCAGAGTCAAAGTACCGtgatatttttaataaagaATATAATTACAGCTTCATTTTCTCATTCACCATAAGAAATAATAACGTGTATCACTGATCAATGATATTTACTCATTAATGAGACAGTATTGTCACTCATATTCCATAACATAAATTACATCTTCCTAATTCATTTATATTGCTCCACGCATGAATAGACTCGACCACAAGCAAAACTGAACCTTTTTTTCTCTAAGCCAAGACTTGTATTGCGAGGATTTTTCGACAGGGGCGTTTTCCCTATACCAGACAATGGTATCGGATCcatagattgtagaaacccctagatgacgggtATATGACGTCATCTTGGCACCATTTTCCATTACGACCGGACTGATAGCCAGTTGCTCACCacaaaaattatataattttcataaagctGAAGAGAAAAAGCGGTATCACGCAATTGATTGAAAACCGAATATATTAGCTATATAGAGTCATAACCGTTTCCTGGCCGTCGCGTCGATTATGCATCCAAATGTATCACTTgtcaacgtggataagacacctgtcactctcacactgacatacttgctagaacgtgacggatgctttatcaaCGTAgatgtgataaaattggaagcctAACAGACCGACTGGTTGTGTTCCGACTTGTCACATAAATCGTCACTCTTTTATTAGATTAGTCCATCTCATCCCATCAATATATGGTATGATTTATTCGAGTACCTAAGATACAGAATGACATAAAGTTATTTCGATCCTGTGGATCctgcttaagacgatacaggggggggggggggggggggtcaatTATCTAttcaaacgctctcgactatttccttcctggtttttgaagatagattaatggttttttcaacacagattattattttttccaaaaacggccttattgattgtggcgcaaaaaaggtgtcgtattcaaaattggtgacaattagccaaaaaaactaaacggtccaacacagattatttcattgttattcaaattctcgaattttgttacgattgattaagttttgaaggaggaaaatgTCGAGGCGGAACCTAGATTTTAAAgatttcgcaatatcttttataaaactgagttgttctgaatggacaatttttttttcgataaatctagtcaaTAACACTAAtacctatattaaattaaatgggCGGctcctttttattttattagcatTTTTgttcctgtagcgtcttaacacaCCATCGGTCTATATTTTTTCCTGTCTACGATGGGATCAGATCTCATCTTCAAATGGAGGATTACTTATACCTTCCTTGATTCAcgtgaaatattattttatatacaacCGTTGAGTACTTACGCATGAAACCCTTAAAGGGATCCTATGGGAAATTGGCTACGAACGAAAATGATAAGAAATACATTTTAGGGATCCActgatattttttacatttattatgtTTCGTTAGACATAATTTAGCCTAATGTTTATTTGGCGATAGGATTCGAGTTTAAGCATAGTTACGTAGCACTTAATCGAAAAATATAGTATGGTATGCTGgctaatattgggttggtaagaaagtaatgagcgatcgattgaattccacat is part of the Leguminivora glycinivorella isolate SPB_JAAS2020 chromosome 10, LegGlyc_1.1, whole genome shotgun sequence genome and encodes:
- the LOC125230640 gene encoding uncharacterized protein LOC125230640, which translates into the protein MGDGGRKLVPITCSKKLETDYDSSDLDETQIAAAQMCNIVIDDNSTTNSNSEDESSKILKPTNPSCNDSIIPGSSDDRSQVKDTVCLDKDRVRSRVKPLKRRKPAKPSEWKVNIAKKRKMEGLPYVAQGIKRPAKLPRPIECDKCQFKCTEQFSEEERSRLCRHFYSMDFRARKNFILSCITIEPVKTRKLQKTSNKKERSYSKKCFFQKDNDKIQVCQKFFMATLCISVDVITDAVNKKDSLGLYAGDDQRGRKSPPNKIKF